The proteins below are encoded in one region of Streptomyces sp. NBC_00490:
- a CDS encoding 30S ribosomal protein bS22, whose amino-acid sequence MGSVIKKRRKRMAKKKHRKLLKRTRVQRRNKK is encoded by the coding sequence GTGGGCTCTGTTATCAAGAAGCGGCGCAAGCGGATGGCTAAGAAGAAGCACCGCAAGCTGCTCAAGCGCACGCGCGTTCAGCGTCGTAACAAGAAGTAA